The following are encoded together in the Drosophila sechellia strain sech25 chromosome 3R, ASM438219v1, whole genome shotgun sequence genome:
- the LOC6619524 gene encoding sodium-coupled monocarboxylate transporter 2 isoform X2, producing MASSVSNLASTVATATAAALEDLHFSLTDYIVFSLMLSASAGIGVYFGFFSKAKNTTEEYLQGGKRMPTLPVAISLVSSQLSGVAMMSVPAETYSFGFNMIFIVWAMVLAVPVLIYIIVPVFYDNNVSNCYEYLELRFSKRTRQLVTVTFILNQFLMLPVYMFVPSLAFSQVTGYNIHLINTVVSSICVFYTMLGGIKAVVWTDVVQGGVMLISVVLVAILGTSNTGGITNVLENAAEGGRFDFSFGIDPRLRITFFSGMVSGLLMWTGKLGLDQSCVQRIVSLPSYGHAKKCLLMAGVGFLLIMSFTCFIGIIMFAYYYGCDPIQAGLVSKPDKLMPFFIQDIMGHMMGMPGVFISCVFSASLSSLSASLNSFAGVVYFDYIKPRINHSEAKANATMKLVIVVMGAYCIVGGFIVQNFNSIIQTMWTITGINMGAVVGVFCLGMFVPRCNAKVAVSGIAFSCLAMLWIIINGQMNFKAGLIKYDPLPNGLDQCEAKGFEVILNALNKNVTSIGTTAVPTLETPKELTTAFGSNRDFSIYDTSFYWYKVLGALLVFAWAIPMSYVWPLDKEEKQNPKLYSPFVRSLLNKPSPVLELEELPLKTPLSEEQIKEKENGSAAEA from the exons ACTACATAGTCTTCTCTCTGATGCTGAGCGCCTCGGCAGGAATTGGAGTTTACTTCGGCTTCTTCTCGAAGGCCAAGAACACCACTGAAGAGTACCTGCAGGGTGGAAAGAGGATGCCAACCCTTCCTGTAGCCATTTCGCTTGTCTCGAG CCAGCTGTCTGGAGTGGCCATGATGTCCGTTCCGGCGGAGACCTACTCCTTTGGATTCAATATGATCTTCATCGTATGGGCCATGGTCTTGGCTGTGCCCGTTCTTATATATATCATTGTGCCCGTTTTCTACGATAATAATGTCTCCAATTGCTACGAG TATCTTGAGCTGCGATTTAGCAAGCGCACCCGACAACTGGTGACCGTCACCTTTATCCTCAACCAATTTCTGATGCTTCCCGTGTACATGTTCGTGCCTTCGCTGGCCTTCTCCCAAG ttACCGGATACAACATTCATCTGATTAACACGGTGGTCTCGTCCATCTGCGTTTTCTACACGATGCTCGGCGGGATCAAGGCGGTGGTCTGGACAGATGTGGTCCAGGGAGGCGTTATGTTGATCTCGGTTGTTCTTGTGGCCATTTTGGGCACCTCGAACACAGGAGGCATAACCAATGTCTTGGAAAACGCCGCTGAGGGCGGCCGCTTTGACTTTAG TTTTGGCATCGATCCCCGCCTGCGCATCACCTTCTTCAGTGGAATGGTGAGCGGCCTTCTGATGTGGACAGGTAAGCTTGGCCTTGACCAGAGCTGCGTGCAGAGGATTGTGTCTTTGCCCTCGTATGGCCACGCCAAGAAGTGTCTACTTATGGCTGGCGTTGGCTTCCTACTCATCATGTCCTTTACCTGCTTCATCGGAATCATCATGTTTGCCTACTACTACGGATGCGATCCCATTCAGGCTGGG CTGGTCAGCAAACCAGACAAGTTGATGCCGTTCTTCATCCAGGATATAATGGGTCACATGATGGGCATGCCCGGCGTCTTTATCTCCTGCGTTTTCAGTGCCTCGCTGAGTTCCCTTTCCGCCAGTCTGAATTCCTTTGCCGGAGTGGTTTACTTCGACTACATCAAGCCGCGAATCAATCACTCGGAAGCCAAAGCCAATGCAACCATGAAACTGGTGATCGTGGTCATGGGAGCGTACTGCATCGTTGGCGGCTTCATCGTGCAGAACTTCAACTCCATTATTCAGACCATGTGGACGATTACCGGCATTAATATGGGCGCTGTCGTGGGAGTGTTTTGCCTGGGCATGTTTGTGCCGCGGTGCAACGCCAAGGTGGCGGTGAGTGGAATCGCCTTCAGCTGCCTGGCGATGCTGTGGATCATCATCAATGGCCAGATGAACTTTAAGGCTGGGCTGATTAAGTACGATCCCTTGCCTAATGGCCTGGACCAGTGCGAGGCCAAGGGTTTCGAGGTCATCTTGAATGCTTT AAACAAGAATGTTACCAGCATAGGCACTACTGCGGTTCCCACGCTGGAAACTCCCAAGGAACTTACCACCGCATTCGGCAGCAATCGCGACTTTTCCATCTACGACACATCTTTCTACTGGTACAAGGTGCTGGGTGCTCTTCTAGTCTTCGCGTGGGCCATTCCCATGAGCTATGTGTGGCCCTTGGACAAGGAAGAAAAGCAGAACCCCAAGCTGTACTCGCCATTCGTCCGGAGCCTGTTGAACAAGCCAAGTCCAGTCTTGGAGCTAGAGGAGTTGCCTCTGAAGACGCCGCTTTCCGAGGAGCAAATCAAGGAGAAGGAAAACGGCAGCGCAGCAGAAGCCTAG
- the LOC6619524 gene encoding sodium-coupled monocarboxylate transporter 2 isoform X1 translates to MASSVSNLASTVATATAAALEDLHFSLTDYIVFSLMLSASAGIGVYFGFFSKAKNTTEEYLQGGKRMPTLPVAISLVSSQLSGVAMMSVPAETYSFGFNMIFIVWAMVLAVPVLIYIIVPVFYDNNVSNCYEYLELRFSKRTRQLVTVTFILNQFLMLPVYMFVPSLAFSQVTGYNIHLINTVVSSICVFYTMLGGIKAVVWTDVVQGGVMLISVVLVAILGTSNTGGITNVLENAAEGGRFDFSFGIDPRLRITFFSGMVSGLLMWTGKLGLDQSCVQRIVSLPSYGHAKKCLLMAGVGFLLIMSFTCFIGIIMFAYYYGCDPIQAGLVSKPDKLMPFFIQDIMGHMMGMPGVFISCVFSASLSSLSASLNSFAGVVYFDYIKPRINHSEAKANATMKLVIVVMGAYCIVGGFIVQNFNSIIQTMWTITGINMGAVVGVFCLGMFVPRCNAKVAVSGIAFSCLAMLWIIINGQMNFKAGLIKYDPLPNGLDQCEAKGFEVILNAFRNKNVTSIGTTAVPTLETPKELTTAFGSNRDFSIYDTSFYWYKVLGALLVFAWAIPMSYVWPLDKEEKQNPKLYSPFVRSLLNKPSPVLELEELPLKTPLSEEQIKEKENGSAAEA, encoded by the exons ACTACATAGTCTTCTCTCTGATGCTGAGCGCCTCGGCAGGAATTGGAGTTTACTTCGGCTTCTTCTCGAAGGCCAAGAACACCACTGAAGAGTACCTGCAGGGTGGAAAGAGGATGCCAACCCTTCCTGTAGCCATTTCGCTTGTCTCGAG CCAGCTGTCTGGAGTGGCCATGATGTCCGTTCCGGCGGAGACCTACTCCTTTGGATTCAATATGATCTTCATCGTATGGGCCATGGTCTTGGCTGTGCCCGTTCTTATATATATCATTGTGCCCGTTTTCTACGATAATAATGTCTCCAATTGCTACGAG TATCTTGAGCTGCGATTTAGCAAGCGCACCCGACAACTGGTGACCGTCACCTTTATCCTCAACCAATTTCTGATGCTTCCCGTGTACATGTTCGTGCCTTCGCTGGCCTTCTCCCAAG ttACCGGATACAACATTCATCTGATTAACACGGTGGTCTCGTCCATCTGCGTTTTCTACACGATGCTCGGCGGGATCAAGGCGGTGGTCTGGACAGATGTGGTCCAGGGAGGCGTTATGTTGATCTCGGTTGTTCTTGTGGCCATTTTGGGCACCTCGAACACAGGAGGCATAACCAATGTCTTGGAAAACGCCGCTGAGGGCGGCCGCTTTGACTTTAG TTTTGGCATCGATCCCCGCCTGCGCATCACCTTCTTCAGTGGAATGGTGAGCGGCCTTCTGATGTGGACAGGTAAGCTTGGCCTTGACCAGAGCTGCGTGCAGAGGATTGTGTCTTTGCCCTCGTATGGCCACGCCAAGAAGTGTCTACTTATGGCTGGCGTTGGCTTCCTACTCATCATGTCCTTTACCTGCTTCATCGGAATCATCATGTTTGCCTACTACTACGGATGCGATCCCATTCAGGCTGGG CTGGTCAGCAAACCAGACAAGTTGATGCCGTTCTTCATCCAGGATATAATGGGTCACATGATGGGCATGCCCGGCGTCTTTATCTCCTGCGTTTTCAGTGCCTCGCTGAGTTCCCTTTCCGCCAGTCTGAATTCCTTTGCCGGAGTGGTTTACTTCGACTACATCAAGCCGCGAATCAATCACTCGGAAGCCAAAGCCAATGCAACCATGAAACTGGTGATCGTGGTCATGGGAGCGTACTGCATCGTTGGCGGCTTCATCGTGCAGAACTTCAACTCCATTATTCAGACCATGTGGACGATTACCGGCATTAATATGGGCGCTGTCGTGGGAGTGTTTTGCCTGGGCATGTTTGTGCCGCGGTGCAACGCCAAGGTGGCGGTGAGTGGAATCGCCTTCAGCTGCCTGGCGATGCTGTGGATCATCATCAATGGCCAGATGAACTTTAAGGCTGGGCTGATTAAGTACGATCCCTTGCCTAATGGCCTGGACCAGTGCGAGGCCAAGGGTTTCGAGGTCATCTTGAATGCTTT CAGAAACAAGAATGTTACCAGCATAGGCACTACTGCGGTTCCCACGCTGGAAACTCCCAAGGAACTTACCACCGCATTCGGCAGCAATCGCGACTTTTCCATCTACGACACATCTTTCTACTGGTACAAGGTGCTGGGTGCTCTTCTAGTCTTCGCGTGGGCCATTCCCATGAGCTATGTGTGGCCCTTGGACAAGGAAGAAAAGCAGAACCCCAAGCTGTACTCGCCATTCGTCCGGAGCCTGTTGAACAAGCCAAGTCCAGTCTTGGAGCTAGAGGAGTTGCCTCTGAAGACGCCGCTTTCCGAGGAGCAAATCAAGGAGAAGGAAAACGGCAGCGCAGCAGAAGCCTAG